In the Clostridium gelidum genome, TTCTTTTTTCATTCATTAATTTTTTATTTCCAACTAAAATAGTTTTACCATCTATTTTAACTTCTATTCCATACCCTGGAATTGCATTAAATTCTTCTATTGATTTAAGTTTTAGATTCTTTTCTTCTGCGCCTCTTACTATGGCTTCACCTAATGGATGTTCTGATCCCTTTTCAGCACTTGCTGCTAAAACTAATATTTCATTTTCTGAAATTCCATTAGTCAAAACATCTGTAACCACAGGTTTGCCTTCTGTAATTGTACCCGTTTTATCAAATACAATGGTCTTAATTTTATGTGTTATTTCTAAAGCTTCTCCACCTTTTATTAATACACCATTTTCAGCACCTTTACCGGTTCCGACCATTATTGCTGTTGGTGTTGCAAGGCCTAGTGCACATGGACAAGCTATTACAAGTACTGCAATAAATATTGTTAGTGCAAATACGGGAGTTTCTCCAAAGCTTAACCACCCTACAGCTGATATTATAGCTAAAATAATTACTGTAGGAACAAAATAAGCTGAAATAACATCTGAAAGTTTTGCTATTGGTGCCTTTGATCCTTGTGCATCTTCAACTAACTTAACAATTTGAGCAAGTGCAGTATCTTTTCCAACTTTTATAGCTTTGTACTTAATAAACCCTGTTTTATTAATACTCGCTCCTATTACATTACTTCCAATGCTCTTTTCTACAGGAATACTTTCACCTGTTAACATTGATTCATCAATTGCTGTACTTCCCTCGACAACTTCCCCATCTACTGATAACTTTTCACCTGGTTTAACTAAAATGATATCCCCAACTATTACCTCTTCAGCAGGAACAATTACTTCCTTACCATCACGTATAATTGTTGCAGTTTTAGGTGCGAGTCTCATCAATGATTTAATAGCTTGTGATGTCTTCCCTTTTGAAACGGCTTCTAAGTATTTACCTAGAGTTATTAAAGTTAAAATAACTGCTGCTGATTCAAAATATAAATGCATAGCATATTCTGTCTCTCCAATATTTATCTTATAAATACCAAATAAACCATATATAAATGCTGCAAGTGTACTTATAGCAATGAGAGAATCCATATTAGGACTCAATTTAAATACGTTTTTAATACCAATAGTATAAAACTTATATCCCATTATCATTACAGGCAGTGTCAACACTACTTGAATAATTGCAAAATTTAATGGATTCATCATGGAATCAATTATATGCGGAAGTGGCATCCCAAGCATATGACCCATAGTTATTATTAAAAGTGGAACTGTAAAAATTAAAGATACTATAAATCTAAAAAGCAGTATTTTACTTGCTTCTAACTTTTTCTTTCCTGTTACTTTTTCTTCTTCCTTAATTAATTTGTATCCAGCCTTATCTACAGCCGCTTTAATTTCACCATATCCAATTTCATCTTCATCTATATTTACAGTAAGTTTTTCAGTTGCAAAATTAACAACAGAATTTTCAACTCCATGAAGCTTCTTTGTAACTCTCTCAACCCTGTTAGCACATGCAGAACATGTCATTCCTTCAACCTTAAAAGTATAAGTCTTTATATTCTTCTTAACACCATATCCTGCTTTTATTACTGCCTCTTCAATGCTTTCATTATTTAACTTTGTTTCATCAAATTGAACACTTAGAGTTTCTGTAGCAAAATTAACATTTGCATTATCTACGCCATCTAATTTCCCAACAAACCTTTCAACCCTATTTGCACATGCAGAACACGTCATTCCTTCAATTTTAAGTGCTTTTTTATTCATAATTAATTTTCACCTCTTTACTTATTCAATTGACAATGTAGAATTTACAATTGACAATTAATGATGATATTCCTTCTGAATATCTTATTTAGAAAGTATTTTTTCTAAAACCTTGTTAAATTCTTCTATTTTTTCTTCTGGATTATTATTAAGACAAGCTTCCTTGACACAATGACGTAAATGCCCCTGTAAAATCATCAAATCTGCTTTTTTTATTAAAGATTGTACTGCTAGCAATTGATTGGCTACATCTATGCAATATCTATCGTCTTCAATCATTTTTATTATACCTTCAATTTGTCCCTTTGCAGTTTTCAATGATTGAACTGCTTTTTTTCTTTCTTCACTCATGTTATTTCTCCCCTCCCCCCTCGGGGGTGTTACTTAATATTATTATATATCAACAATTCATTTTGTCAATGTTATTTTTATTTCATAAAAATCAAATCTGATTCCATAGAAATAAAAGGGTGTGAAATTAATTATTCTCAATTAATTTCACACCTTGATTATTTACTGTTATTCATTTTTCTAAGTTCTTATTGTTTTTAGACACATACTTGAGTTTCACTTAAATATTCTGTGAATATTCTAACTATGTCAGGATCAAATTGCTTTCCTGAACATCTTTGTAATTCTTCAATAGCATCATCTTTATTAAATACTTTTTTATAAAGATGATTATTAGTCATAGAATCATATGCATCTGCAATACTAACAATTCTAGCTATTAGTGGTATACCTTCCCTACTTAATTTAAGAGGGTAGCCATTTCCATCCCATCTTTCATGATGTGTTAAAACACCTTTAGCAATATTATCTAATTGATTAGATGCTTTTACAATTCTATAGCCCTTTTCTGTATGTGTTTTAACTACTTCAAATTCCTCATCAGTTAAATTTCCTTC is a window encoding:
- a CDS encoding metal-sensing transcriptional repressor, yielding MSEERKKAVQSLKTAKGQIEGIIKMIEDDRYCIDVANQLLAVQSLIKKADLMILQGHLRHCVKEACLNNNPEEKIEEFNKVLEKILSK
- a CDS encoding heavy metal translocating P-type ATPase — translated: MNKKALKIEGMTCSACANRVERFVGKLDGVDNANVNFATETLSVQFDETKLNNESIEEAVIKAGYGVKKNIKTYTFKVEGMTCSACANRVERVTKKLHGVENSVVNFATEKLTVNIDEDEIGYGEIKAAVDKAGYKLIKEEEKVTGKKKLEASKILLFRFIVSLIFTVPLLIITMGHMLGMPLPHIIDSMMNPLNFAIIQVVLTLPVMIMGYKFYTIGIKNVFKLSPNMDSLIAISTLAAFIYGLFGIYKINIGETEYAMHLYFESAAVILTLITLGKYLEAVSKGKTSQAIKSLMRLAPKTATIIRDGKEVIVPAEEVIVGDIILVKPGEKLSVDGEVVEGSTAIDESMLTGESIPVEKSIGSNVIGASINKTGFIKYKAIKVGKDTALAQIVKLVEDAQGSKAPIAKLSDVISAYFVPTVIILAIISAVGWLSFGETPVFALTIFIAVLVIACPCALGLATPTAIMVGTGKGAENGVLIKGGEALEITHKIKTIVFDKTGTITEGKPVVTDVLTNGISENEILVLAASAEKGSEHPLGEAIVRGAEEKNLKLKSIEEFNAIPGYGIEVKIDGKTILVGNKKLMNEKRIDIDVLAKDSDKLANEGKTPMYISIDNILRGIVAVADTVKPSSKSAIEALHKMGIKVAMITGDNKKTADAIAAQVGIDIVLAEVLPEDKANEVKKLQGENIKVAMVGDGINDAPALAQADVGIAIGSGTDVAIESADIVLMRSDLMDVITAIKLSKATIKNIKQNLFWAFGYNVLGIPVAMGVLHIFGGPLLNPMIAAAAMSLSSVSVLTNALRLRNFKV